Proteins encoded in a region of the Paraburkholderia flava genome:
- a CDS encoding enolase C-terminal domain-like protein, translated as MTRSSLSESTITRVGADAFTIPTDAPEADGTFAWHATTLVVVEIDAGGATGLGYTYTDACVANLIRATLAPLLIGEDPAGIAALMRRLQQHVRNLGRDGLVATALSALDCALWDLHAKRLGVPLATLLGRARTQVPIYGSGGFTTYSDSRMQTQLAGWVEQDGCQWVKIKIGSEPARDPARVHAARAAIGSHGLFVDANGAFDAKTALCYAEVFAADGVEWFEEPVSSDDLAGLHAVRRRAPAGMQITAGEYGYSADYFRRMLDAQAVDVLQADASRCGGISGFLQVAQLCDAAHIPLSAHCAPALHLHAATAARSLVHQEWFHDHVRIESMLFDGAPHPRDGAIAPDLSRPGCGLEFKRADAQRYAVTSGG; from the coding sequence ATGACCCGTTCTTCGTTATCCGAATCGACGATCACCCGTGTCGGCGCGGACGCGTTCACGATCCCGACCGACGCGCCCGAAGCCGACGGCACGTTCGCATGGCACGCGACGACGCTCGTCGTCGTGGAAATCGACGCGGGCGGCGCGACCGGTCTCGGCTACACGTATACGGATGCGTGCGTCGCGAACCTGATCCGCGCGACGCTCGCGCCGTTGCTGATCGGCGAGGATCCGGCCGGCATCGCGGCGCTCATGCGTCGGCTACAGCAGCACGTTCGCAATCTCGGCCGCGACGGGCTCGTCGCCACCGCGTTATCGGCACTCGATTGCGCGCTGTGGGATCTGCATGCGAAGCGTCTCGGCGTGCCGCTCGCGACGCTGCTCGGCCGCGCGCGCACGCAGGTGCCGATCTACGGCAGCGGTGGCTTCACAACCTACAGCGACAGCCGGATGCAGACGCAGCTCGCGGGATGGGTCGAGCAGGACGGCTGCCAGTGGGTCAAGATCAAGATCGGCAGCGAACCTGCGCGCGATCCCGCAAGGGTTCACGCGGCGCGTGCGGCGATCGGCTCGCATGGGTTGTTCGTCGATGCGAACGGCGCGTTCGATGCGAAGACCGCGTTGTGCTATGCAGAGGTCTTCGCAGCCGATGGAGTGGAATGGTTCGAGGAGCCGGTATCGTCGGACGATCTCGCCGGCCTGCATGCCGTGCGCCGCCGCGCGCCTGCGGGCATGCAGATCACGGCCGGCGAATACGGTTATAGCGCCGACTACTTCCGCCGCATGCTCGATGCGCAGGCCGTCGATGTACTGCAGGCCGACGCGAGCCGCTGTGGCGGCATCAGTGGCTTTCTGCAGGTCGCGCAGCTGTGCGACGCCGCGCACATTCCGCTATCGGCGCACTGCGCGCCCGCGCTGCATCTTCATGCGGCTACCGCCGCGCGCAGCCTCGTGCATCAGGAGTGGTTCCACGATCATGTGCGGATCGAGTCGATGCTGTTCGACGGCGCACCGCATCCGCGCGACGGCGCAATCGCGCCGGATCTGTCGCGCCCCGGCTGCGGGCTTGAGTTCAAACGCGCCGACGCGCAGCGCTATGCGGTCACGAGCGGAGGATGA